From Brassica oleracea var. oleracea cultivar TO1000 chromosome C3, BOL, whole genome shotgun sequence, a single genomic window includes:
- the LOC106335424 gene encoding tubulin beta-2 chain, with amino-acid sequence MREILHIQGGQCGNQIGAKFWEVVCAEHGIDPTGRYTGDSDLQLERINVYYNEASCGRFVPRAVLMDLEPGTMDSLRSGPYGQTFRPDNFVFGQSGAGNNWAKGHYTEGAELIDSVLDVVRKEAENCDCLQGFQVCHSLGGGTGSGMGTLLISKIREEYPDRMMLTFSVFPSPKVSDTVVEPYNATLSVHQLVENADECMVLDNEALYDICFRTLKLTTPSFGDLNHLISATMSGVTCCLRFPGQLNSDLRKLAVNLIPFPRLHFFMVGFAPLTSRGSQQYRSLTVPELTQQMWDSKNMMCAADPRHGRYLTASAMFRGKMSTKEVDEQMLNVQNKNSSYFVEWIPNNVKSTVCDIPPTGLKMASTFIGNSTSIQEMFRRVSEQFTAMFRRKAFLHWYTGEGMDEMEFTEAESNMNDLVSEYQQYQDATADEEGEYEDEEEGEYQQEEEY; translated from the exons ATGCGAGAGATCCTTCACATCCAGGGAGGGCAGTGCGGTAACCAGATCGGTGCCAAGTTCTGGGAAGTCGTCTGCGCCGAGCACGGCATAGATCCAACCGGTCGTTACACCGGCGATTCAGATCTCCAGCTCGAGCGCATCAACGTCTACTACAACGAAGCCAGCTGTGGAAGATTCGTACCTCGTGCGGTACTGATGGATTTGGAGCCTGGAACCATGGACAGTCTCAGATCTGGACCCTACGGTCAGACCTTCCGCCCTGATAACTTCGTCTTCGGCCAGTCTGGTGCTGGTAACAACTGGGCCAAAGGACATTACACTGAAGGTGCTGAGCTTATCGATTCCGTCCTCGACGTTGTTCGTAAGGAAGCCGAGAACTGTGACTGCCTCCAAG GGTTTCAAGTGTGCCATTCCTTGGGAGGAGGAACTGGATCTGGGATGGGAACTCTGTTGATTTCGAAGATCAGGGAGGAGTACCCTGACCGCATGATGTTGACCTTCTCTGTGTTCCCTTCGCCTAAGGTCTCTGACACTGTGGTTGAGCCTTACAACGCTACTTTGTCTGTTCATCAGCTTGTTGAGAATGCTGATGAGTGCATGGTTCTTGACAACGAGGCCTTGTACGATATTTGCTTTAGGACTCTCAAACTCACTACCCCTAGCT TTGGTGACTTGAACCATTTGATATCTGCCACAATGTCTGGTGTCACTTGCTGTCTGAGATTCCCTGGTCAACTTAACTCTGACCTCCGTAAGCTTGCTGTCAATCTGATCCCATTCCCACGTCTTCATTTCTTTATGGTGGGTTTTGCTCCTCTCACCTCAAGAGGATCTCAGCAGTACCGTTCCCTCACAGTCCCTGAACTCACCCAGCAAATGTGGGACTCCAAGAACATGATGTGTGCTGCTGACCCAAGACACGGGCGTTACCTCACAGCTTCTGCCATGTTCCGTGGCAAAATGAGCACAAAGGAAGTTGATGAGCAGATGCTGAACGTGCAGAACAAGAACTCTTCCTACTTCGTTGAGTGGATCCCCAACAATGTGAAATCAACAGTCTGTGACATCCCACCTACCGGTCTGAAGATGGCGTCCACTTTCATTGGGAACTCAACATCGATCCAAGAGATGTTCAGGCGTGTGAGTGAGCAGTTCACTGCTATGTTCAGGAGGAAGGCTTTCTTGCATTGGTACACAGGTGAAGGAATGGACGAGATGGAGTTCACAGAAGCAGAGAGCAACATGAACGATCTTGTCTCAGAGTACCAGCAATACCAAGATGCAACTGCAGATGAAGAAGGCGAGTACGAGGATGAGGAGGAAGGAGAATACCAACAGGAGGAGGAGTACTGA